One window from the genome of Macaca fascicularis isolate 582-1 chromosome 7, T2T-MFA8v1.1 encodes:
- the MRPL46 gene encoding large ribosomal subunit protein mL46 isoform X1 codes for MAAPVRRTLLGVVGSWRRLERLWAGSLSFRSLALAAAPSRNGSPWRLLGALCLQRPPLVSKPLTPLQEEMASLLQQIEIERSVYSDHELRALDENQRLAKKKADLYDEQDEQDILLVQDLEDMWEQTFLQFKLGARITEADEKNDRTSLNRKLDRNLVLLVREKLGDQDVWILPQAEWQPGETLRGTAERTLATLSENNMEAKFLGNAPCGHYKFKFPQAVQTESNLGAKVFFFKALLLTGDFSQAGNKGHHVWVTKDELGDYLKPKYLAQVRRFLSDL; via the exons ATGGCGGCGCCCGTAAGGCGGACGCTGTTAGGGGTGGTGGGGAGCTGGCGGCGGTTAGAGAGGCTCTGGGCCGGTAGTCTAAGCTTTCGCAGCCTGGCTCTTGCAGCCGCACCCTCAAGGAACGGATCCCCATGGCGCCTGTTGGGCGCGTTGTGCCTGCAGCGGCCCCCTCTAGTCTCCAAGCCGTTGACCCCATTGCAGGAAGAGATGGCGTCTCTACTGCAGCAG ATTGAGATAGAGAGAAGCGTGTATTCAGACCATGAGCTTCGTGCTCTGGATGAAAACCAGCGATTGGCAAAGAAGAAAGCCGACCTTTATGATGAACAAGATGAACAGGATATATTGCTGGTGCAAGATTTGGAAGACATGTGGGAGCAGACATTTCTACAGTTCAAACTTGGAGCTCGCATAACAG AAGCTGATGAAAAGAATGACCGAACATCCCTGAACCGGAAGCTAGACAGGAACCTTGTCCTGTTAGTCAGAGAGAAGCTTGGAGACCAGGATGTTTGGATACTGCCCCAGGCAGAGTGGCAGCCTGGGGAGACCCTTCGAGGAACAGCTGAACGAACCCTGGCAACTCTCTCAG aAAACAACATGGAAGCCAAGTTCCTAGGAAATGCACCTTGTGGGCACTACAAATTCAAGTTCCCCCAGGCAGTGCAGACAGAGAGTAACCTCGGGGCCAAGGTGTTCTTCTTCAAAGCACTGCTATTAACTGGAGACTTTTCCCAGGCCGGGAATAAGGGCCATCATGTGTGGGTCACTAAGGACGAGCTTGGTGACTATTTGAAACCAAAATACCTGGCCCAAGTTAGGAGGTTTCTTTCGGACCTCTGA
- the MRPL46 gene encoding large ribosomal subunit protein mL46 isoform X2, which yields MWEQTFLQFKLGARITEADEKNDRTSLNRKLDRNLVLLVREKLGDQDVWILPQAEWQPGETLRGTAERTLATLSENNMEAKFLGNAPCGHYKFKFPQAVQTESNLGAKVFFFKALLLTGDFSQAGNKGHHVWVTKDELGDYLKPKYLAQVRRFLSDL from the exons ATGTGGGAGCAGACATTTCTACAGTTCAAACTTGGAGCTCGCATAACAG AAGCTGATGAAAAGAATGACCGAACATCCCTGAACCGGAAGCTAGACAGGAACCTTGTCCTGTTAGTCAGAGAGAAGCTTGGAGACCAGGATGTTTGGATACTGCCCCAGGCAGAGTGGCAGCCTGGGGAGACCCTTCGAGGAACAGCTGAACGAACCCTGGCAACTCTCTCAG aAAACAACATGGAAGCCAAGTTCCTAGGAAATGCACCTTGTGGGCACTACAAATTCAAGTTCCCCCAGGCAGTGCAGACAGAGAGTAACCTCGGGGCCAAGGTGTTCTTCTTCAAAGCACTGCTATTAACTGGAGACTTTTCCCAGGCCGGGAATAAGGGCCATCATGTGTGGGTCACTAAGGACGAGCTTGGTGACTATTTGAAACCAAAATACCTGGCCCAAGTTAGGAGGTTTCTTTCGGACCTCTGA
- the LOC135971894 gene encoding LOW QUALITY PROTEIN: uncharacterized protein (The sequence of the model RefSeq protein was modified relative to this genomic sequence to represent the inferred CDS: inserted 2 bases in 2 codons; substituted 2 bases at 2 genomic stop codons), with amino-acid sequence MVDETRNRFXLFFKLXEEEPTKDLKIMXMGILAGTRKMGSMNXNLFS; translated from the exons ATGGTTGATGAAACAAGAAACAGgt gactattttttaaattgtgagaaGAGGAACCTACAAAAGATCTGAAAATAA ATATGGGTATACTAGCAGGGACAAGGAAGATGGGGAGTATGAATTAAAATCTCTTCTCATAG